The nucleotide sequence AGAAAACTTACATCTTCAATTGCCACAGTGAAAGGCTCCAAGATCGAGCAGGTTCCAATGGCTACTTTCGATAATATTCTTCAAGGTGCAGCACCTGGATTACTAGTTCAGTCAGGAACTGGCCAGCCTGGAAGAGCAGCAGAAGTTACTATTCGAGGAATAAAGTCCATTAATTCTTCATCGGCTCCACTCTATATTATTGACGGATTACCTATTACATCTGGTGACTTTGCCGCCATTAACCCCAATGATATTGAGTCGGTAAGTATCTTAAAAGATGCAGCAGCTACTGCCATTTATGGTTCAAGAGGTGCATCAGGAGTAATAGTCATTACGACTAAATCAGGTGAAAAGGGAAGAGCAAAAATTCAATACAGTGCACAGTTTGGGATTTCCCCCAAACCTGAATATAACGCTGGATTGAGACCTTTGACGTCTGCTCAGCTTATTGATTTACAACACGAGATTGGCATAGGAGCAACTGTTGGATTACCTCAGGAGCAGCTTGATTCGCTGAAAAACATAAATACAGATTGGCTTGATGTCACCACACAAGATGCAATCACTCAATCTCATGAAATTAGCGTTTCAGGAGGCAATGATCAAACAAGATTTTATATCTCAGGAGCTTATTTTTCACAGGAAGGAACGAGCATTCGATCTAAGCTTGATCGATATTCTCTTCGAACAAAAGTTGATCATTCAGTCGGTAATTTTAGCATTGGATCTAACCTTTACTTAGGCTACACAGACACTCAAGACAGTGAGAGTGAGGGAACTTTCGGAAGATCTAATCCATTTTACACAAGCATAAGAGGTAATCCTTACGACTATGCGTTTAACCCAATCACAGGTGATTTTGCATTACCTCTGGATATTGGAGCGTCTAGTACATATAACATTCTGGAGAGGATTCGTACCAATGATGAGGATCGTACAATAGAAAAGATTAACGCAAGTCTGAAATTAAAATATGACATGCCTTTCTTGGAAGGTTTAAGCGTATCAACATTTTGGGGTGCAGATTATAGCCGCCGGGATAACATTGATTTCATCGATCCGAATTCTTTTTCGGCGACATTAAGAGACCCTGGTGACCAACTAGCTCAGGGAAGACTTTCACAAAGCTTTGCAAAAAGAGCTCGTTTTACCGGGACCAGTTCTATTCAATATGATTTTGACATCACTGAAGATCATACATTCAATGTTGCACTTTATCACGAATATGTCTACTTCAATGGTCAGTCTACCAATTTAGAGGTATTTGGTTTTGATCAAATCGAAACTATAGCAGGAGCTACAGAAGGTACAGATAGTAATAGCTTCATTCCAGAATTTGGAGGAGGTAAAAGTGAGACAGCTTTACTGTCTTACTTTGGAACTCTTGATTATTCATACTTAGGTAGATACAACTTTACTGCTGGCATCAGGCGTGATGGATCATCGGACTTTGGTGCTAATAATAGATATGGTAATTTTTATTCTACGGGCATTGGATGGATCATTTCTGAAGAAAGATTTATGTCATCCGCTCGCTTTATCAATTTTGCGAAGCTTCGATCAAGCTTTGGAACGGTAGGGAAGCGGATAACTGGAAATTCTGCCAGAGCTATCTATTTCGGAACGCAGTATAATGGACAAAATGGCCTAGCGTCTAATTTTGCAAACCCTGATTTGAAATGGGAGGAAACTGAGAAATTTAACATTGGGTTTGACCTGATTGTCTTTGATAATTTTCTCACATTAAATGTAGACTGGTATAATGAGGAAACCAGAAATCTCTTAATCAATGCTCCGCTTTCAAGAACAACTGGATTTAGTTCCCAAAGTAGAAATAATGGAAGTATACGCAACAGAGGTATTGAGGTAAGCTTATCTACCAATAACATAAGAAGCAAAAACTTTCAATGGACTACCAACTTCAACATAGCAAGAAATAGAGGGGTGGTTTTAGAACTACCTGGTGGAGAGAGTTTCAAGTTAGGGGACTTTCTTTATGAAGAAGGGAAGGAGATACGAGTTTTCAATCTGGTAAGACGTGCAGGCATAAATCCAGCCAATGGGACGACACTTTGGTATGATAGGAACGGTAACCTGACGGATGTATATGATGAGGCAGACGCAGTAAACATTGCTAGAAACTCTCCTGATTTTTTTGGAGGACTTACCAATACCTTTTCTTATAAAGGATTGGAGTTGAGAGTGTTTCTTACTTACGCTCAAGGTCAACACATATTTAACACTGCCAGGACGTCTCTGGATAATCCTACCAAGATATCGAGAGGTAGCGTCTCGACCAATGCCTTAAGATTTTGGCGAGAACCAGGGGACATTACAGATCTGCCTGATCCTTCAAAAGAAACCACTTATAGGTTTGATTCTGGGTGGCTCGAAGACGCCTCATTTGTGAGATTAAGGAATGTGGTACTTTCTTATAACCTGCCATCGTCTATCACTGAAAAATTGAATATTACCAATTTCAGAATGTTCATCCAGGGGCAGAACTTATATACACTCACAACATTCTCAGGTCTGGATCCTGAAAATTCCAGTTCAGACTATAGAGCTGATTATCCAGCTTTAACGACTTATACCGTAGGTTTTGATGTGAAATTTTGATTTTAAAAACAGATGAAAATTTATAAATACATATACGTAGTACTTCTATCATTCTTGGTATTGTCATGTGATAAGAATTTGGATATTGTTCCGCAAGATGTACTGGATGCGGAAATTGCAATAACGAGTATAGAAGACGTTGAAAAAGTTCTGCTAGGCGCATACGCGACTTTGCGAAGAGATGGCCTGTATCAAGAATCTATGTTCTTTTTGCCAGACCTATTAGCCGATAATTTGCGAATTGGTCAAACGAATGGAGGTTCATTCAGAACAGAAGCCAATTGGCAATATTCATCTGGCGATGATATTGATGTTTGGGATGAGGCTTATACACTTATTTTCAGGAGCAATTCAGTCATTGAGAATGCAAATAGGTTTGAGGATAGTCAAATCAAAAACAGAATTAAAGGGCAAGCTTATGCTTTAAGAGCACTCGCACATTTTGATCTTCTAAGGTATTACGGAGAAGAGTATGGAAGAAATTCCGAAAGAAGAGGAGTTCCGGTTGTTACATCTTTTAGTGCTACACCTCCAGCCAGAGAAACTATTTCAGAAGTATATGATCAGATATTCGATGATTTGTTTGAAGCACTTGTGCTACTGGGAGACATTGACAAAGAAATACAAGAAGATGGACCTCATCTTATGGATTTAAGGGCTGTTAATGCCCTCCTTGCAAGAGTTTCTCTATATGCTGAACAATGGCAAGATGCAGCAGATTATGCATCAGAAGTGATAAGCTCAGGAACTCTTTCTAATCCAACTGAATATGCTTCTATGTGGTCTGATGATGCTGACGGTGAAGTCATTTTTAGCGTAAGGTTTGCTACTGCTGATGAAGGAAGGCTCGGGAATAGCTTATTAGATAATGGAAGGGTCTCTTCTTTTACACTGACCGTTGATGCAGCTGAGCTTTATGATCAAGTCAATGATGTACGGTACAACTCATTTGTTCTACTTAATCCCGGCTCAAATCCTGGAGATGATGTGTATCTGCCAAACAAATACCCTGGAAGAGGAGGGCAAAGTGGATTAAACAATGCAAAGATTTTGAGACTAAGCGAAATGTACCTCATTCGAGCAGAAGCAAATGCAAATATTGTAGGGCAAGATGCTGCTGCTGTGGCAGACTTAAATGAACTACGAAGAAGTAGAATTACCGGATATGTAGATGAAGATTTAACAGGAGAAGCGCTTGATGAAGCTATCCAGCTAGAAAGAAGAAAGGAGCTCATGGTGGAAGGTCATCGATGGTTTGATCTAAGAAGGATCAATGGTTCTGTGGAGAGAGGGGCGGATTGCAGAGGCCTAACAGTGAACTGTGTATTACTGAGTGGAGATCATCGATTTGTCTTTCCGATACCTCAGGATGAAATCCTTGCAAATCCGAATATGAGACAAAGCGACGGTTATTAATTCCCCTCAAAACTTTAAGAAAATGAAAAAATACATATACATACTTTTTGCAGCATTTGCATCTATTTCATGTGAGGTTGACAATATTGGGCCTCTTTTAAATGATCTGGATATCATCTTTTTTGTGGAAGATGAAGTAAGTGTAAAAGAGGATCAATCAACTGACGTAATTGTTGAGTTAAACTCCATAAAAGGAGGAAACTCAGCGACTCTTACACTTGGAGGAACAGCCGTTGAAGGAGTAGATTATACAATCGTCGGAGGGCTTGATATCACTTTTCCTGAAGGAATATTTACTGCAAGCATAGCTATTACCCTGATTGATAATCTAAATCCGGATGATGATCATGCTATTATTCTATCACTTCCTGAAGG is from Marinobacter alexandrii and encodes:
- a CDS encoding TonB-dependent receptor, translating into MKKLYRWWIQTVLLLSISTAFAQSKIIEGAVTATDGEPLLGVTILVKGTAIGTTSDIDGNYRVSVPDSMDILVYSYTGFETQEFNISNQTFINVELREDIAALSEVVVVGYSERDSRKLTSSIATVKGSKIEQVPMATFDNILQGAAPGLLVQSGTGQPGRAAEVTIRGIKSINSSSAPLYIIDGLPITSGDFAAINPNDIESVSILKDAAATAIYGSRGASGVIVITTKSGEKGRAKIQYSAQFGISPKPEYNAGLRPLTSAQLIDLQHEIGIGATVGLPQEQLDSLKNINTDWLDVTTQDAITQSHEISVSGGNDQTRFYISGAYFSQEGTSIRSKLDRYSLRTKVDHSVGNFSIGSNLYLGYTDTQDSESEGTFGRSNPFYTSIRGNPYDYAFNPITGDFALPLDIGASSTYNILERIRTNDEDRTIEKINASLKLKYDMPFLEGLSVSTFWGADYSRRDNIDFIDPNSFSATLRDPGDQLAQGRLSQSFAKRARFTGTSSIQYDFDITEDHTFNVALYHEYVYFNGQSTNLEVFGFDQIETIAGATEGTDSNSFIPEFGGGKSETALLSYFGTLDYSYLGRYNFTAGIRRDGSSDFGANNRYGNFYSTGIGWIISEERFMSSARFINFAKLRSSFGTVGKRITGNSARAIYFGTQYNGQNGLASNFANPDLKWEETEKFNIGFDLIVFDNFLTLNVDWYNEETRNLLINAPLSRTTGFSSQSRNNGSIRNRGIEVSLSTNNIRSKNFQWTTNFNIARNRGVVLELPGGESFKLGDFLYEEGKEIRVFNLVRRAGINPANGTTLWYDRNGNLTDVYDEADAVNIARNSPDFFGGLTNTFSYKGLELRVFLTYAQGQHIFNTARTSLDNPTKISRGSVSTNALRFWREPGDITDLPDPSKETTYRFDSGWLEDASFVRLRNVVLSYNLPSSITEKLNITNFRMFIQGQNLYTLTTFSGLDPENSSSDYRADYPALTTYTVGFDVKF
- a CDS encoding RagB/SusD family nutrient uptake outer membrane protein, with the translated sequence MKIYKYIYVVLLSFLVLSCDKNLDIVPQDVLDAEIAITSIEDVEKVLLGAYATLRRDGLYQESMFFLPDLLADNLRIGQTNGGSFRTEANWQYSSGDDIDVWDEAYTLIFRSNSVIENANRFEDSQIKNRIKGQAYALRALAHFDLLRYYGEEYGRNSERRGVPVVTSFSATPPARETISEVYDQIFDDLFEALVLLGDIDKEIQEDGPHLMDLRAVNALLARVSLYAEQWQDAADYASEVISSGTLSNPTEYASMWSDDADGEVIFSVRFATADEGRLGNSLLDNGRVSSFTLTVDAAELYDQVNDVRYNSFVLLNPGSNPGDDVYLPNKYPGRGGQSGLNNAKILRLSEMYLIRAEANANIVGQDAAAVADLNELRRSRITGYVDEDLTGEALDEAIQLERRKELMVEGHRWFDLRRINGSVERGADCRGLTVNCVLLSGDHRFVFPIPQDEILANPNMRQSDGY